A single genomic interval of Penicillium psychrofluorescens genome assembly, chromosome: 2 harbors:
- a CDS encoding uncharacterized protein (ID:PFLUO_003030-T1.cds;~source:funannotate) has product MEEMKEMEEMEEMEEMEDSQDQWPKRLIPIEEWIQETEHCECCYATNVNELIPFCYHIWCHGCLFQRYEMAVDDVTAFPVRCCDGDIPITDAIREIIGDKLADSYEAIYKERTDPNPVYCSKSSCSVYVPDAVVSDNSTVACSACETITCVLCKAEAHSGACTERDTTLTDMAEASGWKECPHCHNMIEQADGCSLLFCNCGVVWCFTCRNDFEDCTCRQELPDRTLASRTSFHNNRT; this is encoded by the exons ATGGAAGAAATGAAAgaaatggaggaaatggaggaaatggaggaaatggaggaCTCTCAGGATCAGTGGCCTAAGCGGCTGATTCCTATTGAGGAGTGGATTCAGGAAACTGAACATTGCGAGTGTTGCTATGCTACCAACGTCAACGAGTTGATCCCATTCTGCTACCACATCTGGTGCCATGGCTGCCTTTTTCAGCGGTATGAGAtggccgtcgacgacgtCACCGCGTTTCCCGTGCGCTGCTGCGACGGTGACATTCCTATCACCGATGCCATCCGTGAGATAATTGGCGACAAGCTTGCAGATAGCTACGAGGCTATCTACAAGGAGCGCACTGACCCCAACCCGGTGTACTGTTCGAAGAGTTCCTGCTCCGTGTATGTTCCTGATGCTGTGGTCAGCGACAACAGCACTGTGGCCTGCTCCGCCTGCGAGACTATCACCTGTGTGCTGTGCAAGGCCGAAGCCCATTCCGGAGCCTGTACCGAGAGGGACACTACACTGACCGACATGGCCGAGGCTAGCGGCTGGAAAGAATGTCCCCACTGCCACAACATGATCGAGCAGGCCGACGGATGCTCGCTTCTCTT CTGCAACTGCGGTGTCGTCTGGTGCTTCACGTGCCGCAACGACTTTGAGGACTGCACCTGCCGACAGGAGCTCCCCGACCGCACCTTGGCTTCTCGCACGTCCTTCCACAACAACCGCACCTAG
- a CDS encoding uncharacterized protein (ID:PFLUO_003031-T1.cds;~source:funannotate), translated as MGQKRGSDSKTQALQSKKRRKAAKASAEDDSWDGLVEIDDLNWKEVTLPDRLEDAHGFFGLEEIDGVDIVRPEGSGEIRFKAKVGKPKKSILKVPSVPIGNGDAEEWAGFSDGEPSNETAGPADDAQELKEAKEANKKEAKEAKKKEPKAKGPAQDRNNKLGLSFAALQETEDDDGVDVSTWDTLGLSPELLTSLSKLKFGSPTPIQKTCIPAILNGHDVVGKASTGSGKTLAFGIPILEHYLEQRREDVGQEKRQSSPMALILSPTRELAHQLAKHIGDLTTNAPDIDARVALLTGGLSIQKQQRHLATADIVIGTPGRVWEILSTGQGLIRKMQRIQFLVVDEADRLLSEGNFKEVEDILTALDRQEDGDPDVYDDEDKKQEPKSRQTLVFSATFHRDLQQKLAGKRQWTGGDLLDKKESMEYLLKKLNFREEKPKFIDVNPVQQMAEGLKEGIVECPAMEKDLYLYSLLLYHPKHRTLVFTNSISAVRRLTQLLQNLQLPALALHSSMAQKARLRSVERFSSPTSDPSSILVATDVAARGLDIKGIDCVIHYHAPRTADAYVHRSGRTARAGTTGKSVIICSPEEVVGVARLAAKTHAQKSNGNGPTKKLPLESIEIDRRVVSRVRQRINLAKRITDSTIAKEKISAEDNWMRAAADDLGVEYDSDEFDESKGKGRGRGGGRHQRDKQASSMTKAEMAGLRAELKQLLSQRINIGVSERYLTAGRIDIEALLRGEGNKSFLGHLDPLNF; from the exons ATGGGCCAGAAACGAGGAAGCGACTCCAAGACCCAGGCGCTGCAGTCAAAGAAGCGCCGGAAGGCTGCCAAAGCCTCTGCAGAGGACGATTCCTGGGACGGACTTGTCGAAATTGATGATCTCAACTGGAAGGAAGTCACTCTTCCTGATCGACTGGAAGATGCCCATGGCTTTTTTGGGCTCGAAGAGATCGACGGAGTCGACATTGTGCGACCGGAAGGCTCTGGCGAAATCCGATTTAAG GCGAAAGTGGGAAAACCGAAGAAGTCCATTCTGAAGGTACCGTCAGTGCCAATCGGAAACGGCGATGCAGAAGAATGGGCGGGCTTTAGTGACGGAGAGCCATCCAACGAGACTGCTGGCccggccgacgatgcgcAAGAAttgaaggaggccaaggaggcgAATAAaaaggaggccaaggaggccaaaaagaaagagccCAAAGCCAAAGGGCCAGCACAAGATCGGAATAACAAATTGGGTCTCTCGTTTGCAGCGCTCCAGGAgacggaagatgatgatggcgtGGATGTGTCGACCTGGGATACTCTTGGCCTTTCCCCCGAGCTCTTGACGAGTCTGTCAAAGCTAAAATTTGGCAGTCCGACACCGATTCAAAAAACCTGTATTCCTGCGATTTTAAATGGGCATGATGTGGTTGGAAAGGCGTCTACCGGTTCCGGTAAAACTCTGGCATTCGGAATTCCAATTCTCGAACATTATCTTGAGCAACGGAGGGAGGATGTCGGCCAAGAAAAACGGCAATCGTCTCCAATGGCGCTTATACTTTCCCCTACCAGAGAGCTGGCGCATCAGCTGGCTAAACATATCGGAGACCTCACTACAAATGCCCCGGACATCGATGCACGGGTTGCTCTTTTGACCGGCGGACTGTCAATTCAAAAGCAGCAGAGACATCTTGCCACAGCTGACATTGTCATTGGCACACCGGGCCGAGTGTGGGAGATTCTCAGCACAGGACAGGGGTTGATCCGCAAGATGCAACGGATTCAATTCCTAGTCGTTGATGAAGCCGACAGGCTTCTCAGCGAAGGGAATTTCAAGGAGGTCGAAGATATCCTTACCGCCTTGGAtcgacaagaagatggagatccGGACGTCTATGACGATGAGGACAAAAAGCAAGAACCTAAATCTCGACAGACTCTCGTGTTCTCGGCTACGTTCCACCGTGATTTACAGCAGAAGTTGGCTGGCAAGCGTCAATGGACTGGCGGTGATCTCCTGGACAAGAAGGAGTCTATGGAGTACCTCCTCAAGAAGCTGAATTTTagggaagaaaagcccaAGTTCATTGATGTCAACCCCGTGCAGCAGATGGCAGAGGGACTTAAGGAGGGCATTGTCGAGTGTCCTGCGATGGAAAAGGACCTTTACCTCtattctcttctcctctaTCACCCCAAGCATCGAACCCTTGTCTTTACCAACTCCATATCCGCCGTCCGCCGCCTCAcccaacttcttcaaaaCTTGCAACTCCCTGCACTCGCTCTTCACTCATCAATGGCCCAAAAAGCGCGACTGCGCTCGGTCGAGCGGTTCTCTTCACCTACATCAGATCCTAGCTCCATTCTTGTGGCTACTGACGTTGCGGCACGCGGTCTCGATATTAAGGGCATTGACTGCGTTATCCACTACCACGCCCCACGCACAGCCGACGCGTACGTCCACCGATCAGGCCGCACGGCCCGCGCGGGAACAACCGGTAAAAGCGTGATCATCTGCTCCCCCGAAGAAGTCGTCGGGGTTGCTCGACTGGCCGCCAAAACGCATGCGCAGAAGTCCAATGGCAACGGACCAACAAAGAAGCTTCCCCTGGAGTCCATTGAAATCGACCGGCGCGTGGTATCTCGCGTGCGGCAGCGAATAAATCTTGCCAAACGCATCACCGACTCCACCATCGCGAAAGAGAAGATCTCTGCGGAAGATAACTGGATGCGAGCTGCtgccgatgatctgggcGTTGAATATGACAGTGACGAGTTCGATGAGTCGAAGGGTAAGGGTCggggccgtggtggaggacgGCACCAGCGCGACAAGCAGGCTAGTAGCATGACCAAGGCTGAGATGGCTGGTCTCAGGGCAGAGTTAAAACAATTGCTCTCGCAGCGGATCAATATTGGGGTCAGCGAGCGCTACCTGACTGCTGGGCGGATCGATATTGAGGCTCTTCTTCGTGGAGAAGGGAACAAGTCGTTCCTCGGACATCTTGATCCGCTGAACTTCTAA
- a CDS encoding uncharacterized protein (ID:PFLUO_003032-T1.cds;~source:funannotate) has translation MGKSSKDKRDAYYRLAKEQNWRARSAFKLIQIDEQFDLFEYENPDNVTRVVDLCAAPGSWSQVLSRVLIKGESFGRRAWIEKKRREGATAVDSDIEMGSDVSPNSELKPRKNVKIVSIDLQPMAPLEGITTLKADITHPSTIPLLLRALDPEAYESLTTSSSASPSPAPAAIRQPHPVDLVISDGAPDVTGLHDLDIYIQSQLLYAALNLALGVLRPGGKFVAKIFRGRDVDLLYAQLRTVFERVSVAKPRSSRASSLEAFVVCEGFIPPVSHGGVAGMEALKNPLFGGAAAPVSLSANGNVGVQVHDEQDESAEARSLQQPDVSSTLASTAPSNHTTEVRLLHPATDPSPTQQVPSDKFATENRWIPSFIACGDLSAWDSDASYTLPPDHVSLDPVQPPTAPPYRRALEMRKAKGGAYGRTKLGALGRA, from the coding sequence ATGGGCAAATCCTCCAAGGATAAGCGCGACGCCTACTATCGCCTCGCCAAGGAGCAGAACTGGCGTGCGCGTTCTGCCTTCAAGctcatccagatcgacgaGCAATTCGATCTTTTCGAGTACGAGAACCCAGACAATGTCACTCGCGTCGTGGATCTGTGCGCTGCACCGGGAAGCTGGAGCCAAGTGTTGAGCCGAGTGCTTATCAAAGGGGAGAGCTTTGGTCGACGCGCATggatcgagaagaagcggagaGAGGGTGCCACAGCAGTGGATTCAGACATAGAGATGGGAAGCGACGTTTCCCCTAACTCGGAGCTAAAGCCTCGCAAGAATGTCAAAATCGTTTCAATTGATCTGCAGCCCATGGCGCCCCTCGAGGGCATCACGACTCTCAAGGCGGACATCACTCATCCCTCGACTatccctcttcttctgcgtgCCCTGGACCCGGAGGCATACGAATCTTTAACtacctcttcctctgcttcgCCATCCccggcgccagcagccatcaGACAACCTCACCCGGTCGATCTGGTGATCTCTGATGGTGCCCCGGATGTGACAGGCCTTCATGACCTCGATATCTATATCCAATCTCAATTGCTTTACGCCGCGCTCAACCTGGCGCTAGGAGTGCTCCGCCCTGGCGGCAAGTTCGTGGCCAAAATCTTCCGTGGTCGCGACGTCGATCTTCTCTATGCACAGCTGCGCACTGTGTTTGAGCGAGTCAGCGTAGCAAAGCCACGGAGTAGTCGTGCTAGCAGCCTCGAAGCTTTCGTGGTCTGTGAGGGCTTCATTCCACCCGTCAGCCATGGTGGGGTCGCAGGAAtggaggcattgaagaaCCCTCTCTTTGGTGGGGCCGCAGCGCCAGTGTCTCTATCAGCAAATGGCAATGTCGGTGTTCAGGTGCATGATGAACAAGATGAATCTGCGGAAGCCAGATCTCTTCAGCAGCCAGACGTATCGTCGACTTTAGCGAGCACTGCTCCGTCCAACCACACCACGGAGGTCCGGCTTCTACACCCGGCCACAGATCCATCGCCGACACAGCAAGTGCCATCTGACAAGTTCGCAACTGAGAACCGATGGATCCCCTCTTTCATCGCATGTGGCGATCTCTCCGCCTGGGACTCTGACGCATCTTACACTCTGCCGCCAGACCACGTCAGTCTAGATCCGGTGCAACCGCCCACAGCTCCACCCTATCGGCGGGCCTTGGAAATGAGAAAGGCCAAGGGCGGCGCGTACGGGAGGACAAAGCTTGGAGCCTTGGGCCGGGCGTGA
- a CDS encoding uncharacterized protein (ID:PFLUO_003033-T1.cds;~source:funannotate), producing the protein MSNPLSPLSSSHRNARAHSPHLTSSPFLTKPMSAGPFPSSPLKNSLKLNMESHEEYPVDENDSYVHNDQEDDDDDANDNDSFHEAPSSPFQPETREDTVDFGTLREIQRMSPGLGERDADDTTSSPFQPDTREETVDFQRLHQLQQPMSSGLDKRFSFDDPTSSPFRTDGRDDTVDLEKLRELQGGSPGLDAQPLIDAGASSPFRPEENAINSQKLRHMSRSPYRGNSATARPRKRSFDETPQDHGDEAQMNERCKKGMMSRVGDPGIHVDEDPSLIYNESMVSAAHNRSTVANSVMEDKHNEGMSTVLREDGDSGIANKENFIPAGDDDMHDSMDDTCLSTFSAVPNVDMTEFASLRGASPLKAMRNSVAPSPAPTDRRDPATPGTARRAYRSSVMVDGGSTVGSPTPRRRQFQQTENPGETPNLLDLTDHMNFLSRNSMQSGRYSSSRRSPLRALRESIRSPSKASLLDFDIPPAPTPRSIPTITPRELESLKSGFMSEISSLRATLSGKDAEVASLKKAIADAERRVGEALEEVRNEAARREALEIEQGEWDRRGKEMESVLRSVRAELVEGERERDRLTRKAEEAEKSKEELEGKLVELESQLSAARTSSSTMSGSAAPASKSAEDTAREVQDAVEKVARELHTLYKGKHETKVAALKKSYEGRWEKRVREAENKLATAREEAGRLRSERDAASSESMVATNASMIARENDEHETEKRVLEAQIKGLQQEMAALKEDSAHLRSELKSERAEKGELVAAVDEWLAIQQSQPANPVHEASVSSPAPAEDNNDEPAEKDCDTLRRSVGRSGSIRLPSNGEKRIPRYGTSGGHSRTNSGGKSGIAVFTPGRGGIMGSIERMGRGGM; encoded by the coding sequence ATGTCAAATCCGCTCTCCCCCTTATCCTCCTCCCACCGAAACGCGCGAGCCCACTCCCCACACTTGACTTCCTCGCCGTTTCTCACCAAGCCCATGTCTGCGGGCCCCTTCCCCTCGAGCCCGCTGAAGAATTCCTTGAAGCTCAATATGGAGTCTCACGAGGAGTACCCCGTCGACGAAAATGATTCCTATGTCCACAATGATcaggaggacgatgatgatgatgccaaTGATAACGACTCCTTCCACGAGGCTCCGAGCTCCCCCTTCCAACCCGAGACTCGCGAGGACACAGTCGATTTTGGGACATTGCGCGAAATCCAGCGCATGTCCCCTGGTTTGGGTGAACGCGACGCAGATGATACCACTAGCTCGCCGTTTCAGCCTGACACTCGTGAGGAGACGGTGGACTTCCAGAGACTGCACCAGCTGCAACAGCCCATGTCGTCCGGTCTGGATAAACGATTTTCATTTGACGACCCGACAAGCTCCCCGTTCCGAACTGATGGTAGGGACGACACCGTTGATCTCGAAAAGTTGCGCGAGCTGCAAGGTGGATCGCCTGGCTTGGATGCACAGCCGCTCATCGACGCGGGTGCTAGTTCGCCCTTTCGGCCGGAGGAGAACGCAATCAACTCTCAGAAATTGCGCCACATGTCCCGGTCACCATATCGTGGAAATTCCGCCACAGCTAGGCCCCGAAAGCGGTCGTTTGACGAGACCCCGCAGGATCATGGAGATGAGGCGCAAATGAACGAGCGATGCAAGAAGGGCATGATGAGTCGAGTGGGCGATCCTGGCATCCATGTGGACGAGGATCCGAGTCTCATCTACAACGAAAGCATGGTCTCGGCCGCACATAACCGCTCAACCGTCGCCAATAGCGTGATGGAAGACAAACATAACGAGGGAATGAGCACCGTGCTTCGTGAGGATGGCGATAGTGGAATTGCAAACAAAGAAAACTTCATCCCAGCTGGTGACGATGATATGCATGACTCAATGGATGACACATGCCTCAGTACCTTCTCCGCCGTGCCCAATGTGGACATGACTGAATTTGCAAGCCTTCGGGGTGCCTCGCCTCTCAAAGCTATGCGTAACAGCGTTGCGCCCAGTCCGGCCCCGACAGACCGCCGTGATCCAGCCACCCCGGGGACAGCGCGCAGGGCATACAGAAGCAGTGTGATGGTTGACGGTGGCTCGACTGTGGGATCCCCTACCCCAAGACGGAGACAGTTCCAGCAGACAGAAAACCCGGGCGAAACACCCAACCTGCTTGATCTCACGGATCACATGAATTTCCTCTCCCGTAACTCCATGCAGAGTGGACGGTACTCTTCGTCGCGGCGGTCACCTCTGAGGGCACTACGGGAGTCTATTCGGTCCCCGTCCAAGGCGTCACTGCTGGATTTTGATATTCCACCTGCACCGACTCCTCGCTCTATCCCCACCATCACGCCCCGGGAATTGGAGTCTCTTAAATCAGGGTTCATGTCTGAGATCTCGTCTCTCAGGGCCACGCTGAGTGGAAAGGACGCCGAGGTCGCCAGTCTGAAGAAGGCGATTGCCGATGCGGAAAGACGCGTCGGTGAAGCTCTGGAAGAAGTGCGGAACGAAGCTGCGCGCAGAGAAGCTTTGGAGATCGAGCAAGGTGAATGGGATCGCCGGGgcaaggagatggagagtgTCTTGCGGTCTGTCCGTGCAGAGTTGGTTGAAGGCGAGCGCGAACGAGACCGTCTGACCCGaaaggccgaggaggctgagaagagCAAAGAAGAGCTCGAGGGCAAACTCGTCGAGCTGGAAAGCCAACTGTCGGCCGCCCGCACCTCTTCATCAACGATGTCTGGCTCGGCAGCTCCGGCCTCCAAATCTGCTGAGGATACCGCGCGAGAAGTCCAGGACGCCGTGGAGAAAGTCGCTCGCGAGTTGCACACTCTGTACAAGGGCAAGCATGAGACCAAGGTCGCCGCGCTCAAGAAGAGCTACGAGGGACGCTGGGAGAAGCGCGTGCGCGAGGCTGAGAATAAACTCGCGACCGCTCGCGAGGAAGCTGGGCGTCTCCGATCTGAGCGTGACGCCGCTAGCTCGGAATCTATGGTTGCTACCAATGCTAGCATGATTGCCCGGGAGAACGACGAGCATGAGACCGAGAAGCGCGTGTTGGAGGCGCAGATCAAGGGCCTGCAACAGGAAATGGCCGCGCTGAAGGAAGACAGTGCGCATCTGCGTTCTGAACTCAAGTCCGAACGCGCTGAGaagggcgagctggtcgcTGCGGTGGACGAGTGGCTGGCTATTCAGCAGAGCCAGCCTGCAAACCCGGTCCACGAAGCTTCAGTCTCCTCACCTGCTCCTGCAGAGGATAATAATGATGAACCTGCCGAAAAAGACTGCGACACTCTCCGTCGCAGCGTTGGTCGTTCTGGGTCTATTCGTCTCCCTAGTAacggcgagaagcgcatccCCCGATATGGTACTTCGGGTGGTCACTCGCGAACCAACAGCGGCGGCAAATCGGGCATTGCAGTCTTCACCCCTGGCCGTGGAGGGATCATGGGGTCGATTGAGAGAATGGGCCGTGGCGGTATGTGA
- a CDS encoding uncharacterized protein (ID:PFLUO_003034-T1.cds;~source:funannotate), whose amino-acid sequence MPDSDSQGKRKASVAGLSGHNRPVKRRASKACCCCRARKVRCDVVENGSPCTNCRLDQVECIVTESKRRKKSRVEVDDNNQTLDSPGEASEDNLALHSRLSDSLGFNEMEPTSPSQTSVDIDHGQHMPHLLYQTQVQRIGSDDRYRRRMAPNPAVPASMPLANVTSQIQQLLDPSFGSPRGGVYLPDYIRGLPARLQKEDTEYLAAKGALTVPDVDLRNELLKSYIHYVHTYMPLLDLEDFLQTIVQNDGIHRISLLLFQAVMFAGMAFIDMKHLQAAGYQTRKAARKVFFQRARVLYDFDYEVDRISLVQSLLLMTYWYETPDDQKDTWHWMGVSLSLAHTIGLHRDPGNSRMDLRRQRMWKRIWWSTYTRDRLIALGMRRPMRVKDDDCDVPMLTLDDFEFHPFSSEIVGMVGNSEILQNVSHQRELALMFIEKAKLCLCVSHVLSAQYSVLSHKFGGTMETTMMLVPKKSTAETFEVRRCDQDLEDWLANLPVETQYVSSGGSKLSEAEEVLHSHRALLKMVYLTTSSALHRPQVLPAIPYPSMDAELQDMSRNKVRHAAVEITNIAQDLHSLDLTRYYPTTGVTVLLPAVIIHLLDIKSSDPSIRMTSLQRFYQCMRILQRLREIYASADFATSFLEAAIRKAGIQLTVAPQDVQSNRRSANGEGSRLDTLTPPPDSLAQKIPDLTYPSPKEATAGPRTASGVFASTPPHSDGSDNGSTNNLNPNFTQQETRAMPPLESEMSLTELMDLANDAEVTQNDFDALINFDDAGNDFFAADENGASSGPTMADNPVNVMFDSIYPKSVDSANLDPADRSEAYAAEAQAHNPAGLTTDLDTDLGLTVGE is encoded by the exons ATGCCCGATTCTGACTCGCAAGGGAAGCGCAAGGCCTCGGTCGCCGGCCTGTCGGGCCACAACCGGCCCGTCAAGCGCCGCGCCTCCAAagcatgctgctgctgccgcgccCGCAAGGTGCGCTGCGATGTCGTGGAAAACGGTTCGCCCTGCACGAATTGCCGCCTCGACCAGGTCGAGTGCATCGTCACGGAGAGCAAGCGCAGAAA GAAATCTCGGGTCGAAGTAGATGACAACAATCAGACTCTTGACTCGCCCGGCGAGGCGTCGGAGGACAATCTGGCTCTGCACAGCAGACTGAGCGACTCCCTGGGGTTCAACGAGATGGAGCCCACCTCGCCCTCGCAGACCTCGGTCGATATTGACCACGGGCAGCATATGCCGCATTTGCTAT ATCAAACCCAGGTGCAGCGAATCGGTTCCGATGATCGTTACCGTCGTCGCATGGCACCGAACCCGGCCGTGCCCGCATCGATGCCCCTGGCCAACGTCACTTCGCAGATTCAGCAGCTGTTGGACCCGTCGTTTGGTAGCCCACGCGGCGGTGTCTATCTCCCAGACTACATCCGCGGTCTGCCCGCACGACTGCAAAAGGAGGACACTGAGTATCTGGCCGCCAAAGGAGCACTGACTGTCCCGGATGTGGACCTGCGGAATGAGCTGTTGAAGAGCTACATCCACTATGTGCACACCTACATGCCCCTGCTGGATCTGGAGGACTTTCTGCAGACGATCGTTCAGAACGACGGCATTCACCGCATCAGTCTACTGCTGTTCCAGGCGGTCATGTTCGCTGGCATGGCCTTCATTGACATGAAGCATCTGCAGGCCGCGGGCTACCAGACTCGCAAAGCAGCCCGCAAAGTCTTTTTCCAACGCGCTCGGGTGCTCTACGATTTCGACTATGAAGTAGACCGCATCTCCCTGGTGCAGTCTCTTCTCCTCATGACCTACTGGTACGAAACTCCGGACGACCAGAAGGATACCTGGCATTGGATGGGAGTCAGTTTGTCTCTGGCTCACACCATCGGCCTTCACCGGGACCCCGGGAACTCGCGCATGGATCTTCGCCGCCAACGAATGTGGAAACGTATCTGGTGGAGCACATACACTCGCGACCGGCTGATTGCCCTGGGCATGCGGCGCCCGATGCGGGTCAAGGACGATGACTGCGATGTGCCGATGTTGACCCTGGACGACTTTGAATTCCACCCATTCTCGTCAGAAATCGTCGGCATGGTGGGCAACTCGGAGATCTTGCAGAACGTGAGTCACCAGCGCGAGCTGGCTCTCATGTtcatcgagaaggccaagctgTGCCTCTGCGTCAGCCACGTACTGTCAGCCCAGTACTCGGTGTTGAGTCACAAGTTCGGCGGCACCATGGAGACGACCATGATGCTTGTCCCGAAGAAATCCACCGCGGAAACATTCGAAGTGCGCCGCTGCGACCAGGACTTGGAGGATTGGCTGGCCAACCTCCCCGTGGAAACCCAATACGTGTCGTCCGGCGGATCCAAACTGTCCGAGGCAGAGGAGGTGTTGCACTCACATCGCGCCCTGCTGAAGATGGTCTACCTCACGACATCTAGTGCGCTGCATCGCCCCCAGGTTCTTCCCGCCATCCCATACCCGTCTATGGACGCGGAGCTGCAGGACATGTCGCGAAACAAGGTGCGACATGCGGCAGTGGAAATTACCAACATTGCCCAGGACCTTCACAGCCTGGACTTGACTCGGTACTACCCTACGACCGGAGTGACGGTGCTCCTGCCGGCAGTCATTATTCATCTGCTGGATATCAAGTCGAGTGACCCGAGCATCCGAATGACCAGCCTCCAGCGCTTCTACCAGTGCATGCGCATCCTCCAACGCCTGCGCGAGATCTACGCATCGGCCGACTTCGCCACATCATTCTTGGAGGCCGCGATCCGCAAGGCCGGCATCCAACTCACAGTTGCTCCGCAGGACGTACAGTCAAACCGCCGCAGCGCCAACGGCGAAGGCAGCCGTCTCGATACTCTGACACCACCGCCCGATTCTCTGGCCCAGAAGATCCCAGACCTGACCTATCCCAGCCCCAAGGAGGCAACCGCCGGCCCGCGGACCGCCTCAGGTGTATTCGCTTCGACCCCACCACACTCCGACGGCAGCGACAACGGCAGCACAAACAACCTCAACCCGAACTTCACCCAGCAAGAAACCCGAGCCATGCCTCCACTGGAGTCTGAAATGAGCCTGACGGAGTTGATGGACCTGGCCAACGACGCTGAAGTGACCCAGAACGACTTCGACGCCCTGATCAACTTCGACGATGCAGGCAATGACTTTTTTGCTGCTGACGAGAATGGCGCTTCATCCGGCCCCACTATGGCGGACAATCCTGTGAACGTGATGTTCGACTCTATCTACCCCAAATCGGTGGACAGCGCGAACCTGGACCCTGCCGATCGCTCCGAGGCCTACGCTGCCGAGGCTCAGGCGCACAACCCGGCCGGTCTCACCACTGATCTGGATACGGATCTCGGACTCACCGTGGGAGAGTAA